GCAGCATCGCCCCGGCCACGCCGAGGGCGATGCCGACCGCGATGCCTGCGGCCAGACGCGGCAGCCGCGAGGCGAGGAGCACCTCCGTGACCGTCACCGCGCGGGCATCGCTGCGCCTGCCGGCCAGGTAACGCAGCAGGTCGGTGAGCCCGACGTCGGAGGTTCCCTGGGTGAGGTGCCACAGCCCGACCAGTGCCACCGCGGTCACGAGCGCGGTGAGCACAGCGGCCCCGGCGAGGATCCCGCCGGCGCCCCGCCTCGTCACGGGGCGGGGAGGGAGTCGACGTAGGCGTCGATCGCCTGCTCGCAGGAGCGGGGGCCGCCGAAGGTCCAGATGCCGGGAGGGAAGGCATGGGCGCGGCCGTCCTCCACCGCGGGCAGGGACGTCCAGATCTGGTTCTTCTCGAGCTCGGCGACGTAGTCACCGGCCGGATCATCGGTCCCGGTGTAGAAGAGATTCGCCTCCCCCACGGCGATCAGTCCTTCGATGTCGGTCTGGCCGAGGCCGTAGACGGGGTCGACCTCACCGGTCCAGGCCGAGGTCAGGCCCAGCTCCTCCCCGATCGCGGTGAAGAGCGCGCCCTCGCCGAAGGGCCGCAGGGAGACGTTGCCGCTCTCGACCCAGCCATCGAAGTACACGAAATCGGTGGTGGGCAGGTCTGCGGCGGTGACCTCCTGGCGGGCCGTGGCGAGGTGCGCCTCGAACTCGCCGAGCACCGCCTCGGCACGCTCGGTGCGCCCGGTGGCCTCGGCGATCAGGCTGAACAGGTCCTTCATGTGGCCGATCGGATCGGAGGCGTCCGCGCCCAGGGTGGCCAGCACGGGCACGCCCCGCTCCGCGAGCTGGGCGACGATCTCGTCCTCCGGTCCGCTGGCCTCGACGATGACGAGGTCGGGGTCGGTGGCGAAGAGGGCATCGAGGTTCGGCTCCTGGCGGGTACCGACGTCCGGCGTCCCCTCGGGCAGGGTCTCCGCGGTGACCCAGGTGGTGAAGCCCTCG
The window above is part of the Brachybacterium vulturis genome. Proteins encoded here:
- a CDS encoding iron-siderophore ABC transporter substrate-binding protein — translated: MFRTSRRALAAATALLAMTALAGCGTTEIPETAGGDPAEGAALSESCAADRTATATGPVSVTDGLGRTVELDAPAERVAVLEWQQTEDLLSLCIAPVAVADVEGFTTWVTAETLPEGTPDVGTRQEPNLDALFATDPDLVIVEASGPEDEIVAQLAERGVPVLATLGADASDPIGHMKDLFSLIAEATGRTERAEAVLGEFEAHLATARQEVTAADLPTTDFVYFDGWVESGNVSLRPFGEGALFTAIGEELGLTSAWTGEVDPVYGLGQTDIEGLIAVGEANLFYTGTDDPAGDYVAELEKNQIWTSLPAVEDGRAHAFPPGIWTFGGPRSCEQAIDAYVDSLPAP